GTCTTCACGCTTAAGCGCGAGGACCTGTTCGACTGAATTCAGCTCCTGCAGCCTGACCTCGATCGAAGGTTGCGCCATCTTGAACTGACGGATCAGTCTGGGAAGCGCGCGATAGATCGTCGAGCCGCCAAAGCCGATGCGCAAGACGCCGCCATGCCCCTGATCGACGGCCATCACGAGATCGCGCGCCTCATCCAGCCTTCGCAACAGGTGATTGGCTTCGCGCTGGAGTGCCAGTCCTGCGGCGGTCAGTTCGACGTTGCGGCTGTTCCGGTGAAACAGCTTGGTGCCCAGGCTGCGCTCAAGCTGTCGTATCGCAAGGCTCAGCGGCGGCTGTGACAGCGACAATCGCTGCGCTGCGCGCCGAAAGTGACGCTCCTCCGCCAACACGGAAAAATATCGCAATTGCCGCAGATCCACCGTCACTCTCCAGTCGCAGCCGCCTCATGATCGATACCCATAATATATCAATCTGCGTCAAAAGATATTGGACTGTATTGATTGCAAGCCATCAAAGTAGCGCGACAAGCAAGAAATTTCTGCCGGGAGGAAACATGAAGTTTAGGGGTATGGGGCTCGCACTCAGAACCGCCGCGATCGCTGGCGTGCTCGGAACGGTTGCGCCGGCTCACGCGGACTTTCCGGATCGACCGATCAAGATCGTGGTGCCATTCACCGCGGGCGGCCCGACCGATGCGCTGGCGCGCAATCTGGCGGAAGGGTTGCGGCAGCATTTGAACCAGACCGTGGTGATCGAGAACAAGGGTGGCGCGGGCGCCAATATCGGCGCGGAGGCCGTGGCCAACTCCCCAGCTGACGGTTACACGCTCCTGTTCGGAACCTCGGGGCCGCTCGCGATCAATACGAGTTTGTTCAAGAAGCTGAACTATGACCCGGTGAAGAGCTTTGATCCGGTCATCATGATCGGCAAGCTGCCGAATGTTCTTTCCGTTCATCCATCCTTGCCGATCAAGGACCTGAAGGAACTCGTGGCCTATGCGAAGGCCGGCAACAAGCTCAGCTATTCATCATCGGGAACGGGCGCATCGACGCATCTGGCCGGGATTTTGTTTAACTCGATGACCGGAACGGATCTGTTGCACGTTCCTTATCGTGGCGCCGCGCCGGCGATGACGGACTTGCTGGGCGGTCAGGTTCAACTGAGCTTTTCGGACGTGTTTACATCAGCGCCACACATCAAGACGGGAGCGCTTCGCCCGATCGCTGTGACGACGATTGAGCGCACCTCGATCCTGCCGGACGTTCCGACGTTCGATGAACTGGGATTGAAGGGATTCGACGTCAGTGTCTTCTTTGGTGTGGTGGTTCCCAAGGGAACGCCAAAGGAAGTGGTCGCCAAGCTCAACGCGGCATTGGTTGAAGCGCTGAAGGAACCGAACATCAAGGCCGCTATAGACCAGCAGGGTATTATCCCGGCTGCTTCGTCGACGCCGGAGTATCTTGCCCAGTTCATGGCGAGCGAAATTCCGCGCTGGCGAGATGTGCTGAAGCAGGTTGGCTTCGAACAACAGTAACTTTCCCCGAACGATCGAGGTCGGAAGATGAACTATCAGGCTCGTAACTTCAGTGCGACAGTCGCCCCGGAACAGCAGGCCGGCCGGCAAGCAACGGCTCAACGGTCCACCAAATTGGCGCCGGATTGCGCGGGGCTCAACTTCTTTGCGATTGACCACAACGCAAAGTCGGTGATGCCACACTATATCGATGATGCATTGCTGGCACATATTCTCCCGCATCTCGACAGTCTCGGTGAACTGTGTGGCGGCAAGCTCCTTGAGCTTGCCGATACGTCGGAACGCAATCCTCCTGTGCTGCGTCAGCGCGACCGGTTCGGGCGTGATGATGAACTGGTTGAATATCATCCGGCCTATCAGGCAATGGAAGAGATCGCCTATTCCCGTTACGGCATTCACGCCATGTCCTATCGACCCGGCGTGCTCGACTGGCCGACGACCTTGCCGCCGATTGTCAAATTCGTGTTCCAGTATCTGTTCTCGCAGACCGAATTCGGCCTGATGTGCCCGGTCAATATCGCGGGCAGCTCATCCGAACTGATTCGGCGCTACGGCAATGACGAGCTGCGTGCACGGTTCCTCGGCCCGATGCTGTCGCAGGATATGGGCGAGCTGAACCGGGCCGCACAGTTCATGACTGAAAAGGCGGGCGGATCGGATGTCGGCGCCGCTGAACTGGTTGCAGTCCGTGACGGCGATCATTGGCGGCTCTGGGGCGAGAAATGGTTCTGCTCCAACGTCAGTGCTGAAGTGGTGGTGGTGCTCGCGCGTCCCGAGGGTGCTGTAGGGGGCGGAAAAGGCCTCGGGCTTTTCGCGATGCCGAGGACGCTCGAGGACGGCACGCGAAACTCGTACCGCGTTGTGCGGATCAAAGACAAGCTGGGCAGCAAATCCATGGCCAGCGGCGAGGTGCGCCTTGAAGGCGCCGTTGCGTATCAACTCGGCGATCTCGGCCGTGGGCTCAAGCAGATGCTTGAAATGGTCAATTCAAGCCGCGTGTCACATCTGGCGCGTGCCGCGGGCATGATGCGTCGCTGCCTTAACGAAGCGCTGGTTGCGACACGCAACCGCAACGCGTTCGGAAAGGCTGTGATAGATCATCCGCTGATGCGTCGGCAGCTCATGAAGCTGATGGTGCCGACGGAGCAGGCGCTTTCCGCACTCATGTATACCGGCATGATGTCTGCGAGCGAGGCTGATCCCGCTGCGCAGAGGGTCCTGCGCATCATGACGCCGGTCAGCAAGTATCGTGCGTGCCGGGACAACGTGACCGTCGCAACAGGTTCGATGGAAGCGCGCGGAGGCAATGGCTACATCGAGGATTGGCCGAACGCCAAGCTAATCCGGGATGCGCATCTCGGCGTGCTCTGGGACGGCACCAGCAATATCAACGCGCTCGATGCGATCCACCGTTCGATGAAAAAAGAGCAAGCGCATGTGGATCTCAAGAAGGATCTCAACGAACGCCTCGCTGCGGCGGCGGGTATTCCGGGACAGTTCCGCACCAGGCTCGAACACAGCGTGACACAGGCATTCAGCTTTGCTGACGAGGTCGCAACCGAACCGGAGAACGAGCGATTCTGTCGCGTAGCTG
The Bradyrhizobium sp. KBS0727 genome window above contains:
- a CDS encoding tripartite tricarboxylate transporter substrate binding protein, whose translation is MIDTHNISICVKRYWTVLIASHQSSATSKKFLPGGNMKFRGMGLALRTAAIAGVLGTVAPAHADFPDRPIKIVVPFTAGGPTDALARNLAEGLRQHLNQTVVIENKGGAGANIGAEAVANSPADGYTLLFGTSGPLAINTSLFKKLNYDPVKSFDPVIMIGKLPNVLSVHPSLPIKDLKELVAYAKAGNKLSYSSSGTGASTHLAGILFNSMTGTDLLHVPYRGAAPAMTDLLGGQVQLSFSDVFTSAPHIKTGALRPIAVTTIERTSILPDVPTFDELGLKGFDVSVFFGVVVPKGTPKEVVAKLNAALVEALKEPNIKAAIDQQGIIPAASSTPEYLAQFMASEIPRWRDVLKQVGFEQQ
- a CDS encoding acyl-CoA dehydrogenase family protein yields the protein MNYQARNFSATVAPEQQAGRQATAQRSTKLAPDCAGLNFFAIDHNAKSVMPHYIDDALLAHILPHLDSLGELCGGKLLELADTSERNPPVLRQRDRFGRDDELVEYHPAYQAMEEIAYSRYGIHAMSYRPGVLDWPTTLPPIVKFVFQYLFSQTEFGLMCPVNIAGSSSELIRRYGNDELRARFLGPMLSQDMGELNRAAQFMTEKAGGSDVGAAELVAVRDGDHWRLWGEKWFCSNVSAEVVVVLARPEGAVGGGKGLGLFAMPRTLEDGTRNSYRVVRIKDKLGSKSMASGEVRLEGAVAYQLGDLGRGLKQMLEMVNSSRVSHLARAAGMMRRCLNEALVATRNRNAFGKAVIDHPLMRRQLMKLMVPTEQALSALMYTGMMSASEADPAAQRVLRIMTPVSKYRACRDNVTVATGSMEARGGNGYIEDWPNAKLIRDAHLGVLWDGTSNINALDAIHRSMKKEQAHVDLKKDLNERLAAAAGIPGQFRTRLEHSVTQAFSFADEVATEPENERFCRVAAGMLYHAATMVLMAAEGARLGAPGGDARRLLLARFVLEHRLQRNAPFSITSMKWEEDAIDLLLDDAPISLEKAATLLRA